The genomic stretch GGCGATGAAGTAGTGACTGTTGGCGGCATCATGGGAAAAGTGACTGCATTGAAAGATCAAGTGGTAACTGTTGAAATTTCTGCCGGCACTGAAGTACAAATGCAAAAAGTCGCCATTACAACAGTATTGCCAAAAGGCTCAATGAAGTCTGCTTAATAAGCTTGTTTAAAAGTATCTCGATATGAATCGCTATCCCCTCTGGAAATACATAGTCATCCTATTTGCTTTGCTAATTGGAGGACTATATTCATTACCTAATTTCTACGGAGAGGCTCCAGCGGTTCAAGTCTCGTCCGCCAAGCCAACCACTAAGGTTGATTTGGCGACACAGTCTCGAGTCGAAAAGATTCTGACTGAAGACAACATTAGCAATACCGGCATCTTCTTTGAATCCACAGGCAATGTAGGTTCAATCAAAATTCGCTTCAACAATACCGATATTCAATTGCTTGCGCGTGACTTGCTGCAACAGAAATTGAATATTGATCAAAATGATCCCAATTTCACAGTTGCATTAAACCTACTCTCCAATACACCGAGTTGGCTCAATGCACTTAATGCATTACCAATGCCTTTAGGTCTGGACTTGCGTGGTGGCGTTTACTTCTTGCTACAAGTCGATATGAAGGGCGCAGTTCAAAAGAAAGTAACTTCTTTAGCCACTGATATTCGTAGTCAGTTGCGTGACAAATCAATTCGTCAACAAGGGATTGAACGCGGTCAAGACAGTATTACCTTAACTTTTGGTAGCACTGAGGATGCTGAAAGAGCACGTTCAGTTTTGATGGCTAGTCAGCCTGATCTGACCTGGCAGATTAAGCCTACAGGGCTATCACCAAAACTCGTAGGCGAATTTAAGCCAACCTCCTTAAAAGAAATCCAAGATAGCGCAGTAAAACAGAATATCGTGACGCTCAATAAGCGCGTCAATGAATTGGCTGTAAAAGAGCCAGTCATTCAGCAACAAGGTGCAGAGCGTATTGTGGTTCAGCTACCAGGCGTTCAAGATACAGCTCGTGCCAAAGACATCATTGGTCGCACAGCAACACTGGAGTCCAGATTAGCCGATCCCATCGTCTCTACGATTGCGATTGGCGAGACCCCTCCCCCAGGCATGGATGTTTTCCGCTTTGGCGAAAACCGTCAAGGCGTATTCAAAAAATCGGTGATCTTTAGTGGCGATCGCATTACGGATGCAAGCGCAGGCTTTGATCAAAACCAACGCCCTGCAGTGAACATTTCTTTAGATGCGGCTGGTGGTCGCGTAATGCAAGAAGTAACCCGTGAAAACATTGGCAAGCCGATGGGCATGATCTTGTTTGAAAAAGGCAAAGGTGAGGTTCTCACAATTGCCACCATTCAAAGTGAGTTTGGCTCCAAGTTTCAGATTACTGGTCAACCAACTACTGAGAGTGCGAATGATTTGGCGCTCTTATTGCGCGCGGGCTCCTTAGCAGCCCCAATGGAAATCATTGAAGAGCGCACAATCGGACCAAGCCTTGGTGCTGAAAATATTGAGAAAGGGTTTAAATCTCTCATCATTGGTTTTGCAGCAATCGCTATTTTCATGATTGCCTACTACCTGTTGTTTGGTACTTTCTCAGTTGTGGCACTAGCAGTGAACTTATTACTCTTAATCTCCGTTTTATCCATGTTGCAAGCCACCTTAACCTTGCCAGGAATTGCTGCGATGGCATTGGCGCTAGGTATGGCGATTGACTCCAACGTATTAATCAACGAGCGTATTCGTGAGGAGCTACGCAATGGCGCAGCCCCGCAAACAGCTATTGCTATCGGCTTTGATAAAGCCTGGGCAACTATCTTGGATTCAAACATCACCACCTTAATTGCCGGTCTTGCATTGCTTACATTTGGCTCTGGCCCAATCAAAGGCTTCGCAGTAGTGCATTGCCTTGGTATTTTGACTTCCATGTTTTCAGCGGTCTTTTTCTCACGTGGCCTGGTTAACCTCTGGTACGGCAGAGGTAAAAAAGTTCAGAAACTCGCTATCGGCCAAGTTTGGCGTCCTCAGGAGAAATAAGTCATGGAATTTTTCCGGATTAAAAAAGATATTCCCTTCATGCGCCATGCATTGGCGCTCAATGCGGTTTCTCTCATCACCTTCTTAGCCGCCGTTTTCTTCCTCTGGCATAACGGCCTCCACCTATCAATTGAATTTACTGGCGGTACGGTTATGGAGGTTACTTATCCACAAACCGCTCCTTTAGATTCAATTAGATCGAATGTGGAAAAGTTAGGCTATTCAGATACTCAGATTCAGAACTTTGGCAGCTCACGTGATGTGATGATTCGCCTACCACTCCAAAAAGATGCTGAAGGAAAAATGATTTCCTCTGCAGATCAAAGCGCAGCAGTGATGCAAGCGCTGGAGCCAGCAACTACTGGAGCGAAGCTACAGCGTGTGGAGTTCGTAGGCCCCCAAGTAGGCCGTGAACTCGCGATTGATGGATTAATGGCTTTGTTGTTTGTAGTAATTGGCATCGTGGTTTACCTTTCCTTCCGCTTCGAGTGGAAATTTGCTG from Polynucleobacter sp. AP-Jannik-300A-C4 encodes the following:
- the secD gene encoding protein translocase subunit SecD, which produces MNRYPLWKYIVILFALLIGGLYSLPNFYGEAPAVQVSSAKPTTKVDLATQSRVEKILTEDNISNTGIFFESTGNVGSIKIRFNNTDIQLLARDLLQQKLNIDQNDPNFTVALNLLSNTPSWLNALNALPMPLGLDLRGGVYFLLQVDMKGAVQKKVTSLATDIRSQLRDKSIRQQGIERGQDSITLTFGSTEDAERARSVLMASQPDLTWQIKPTGLSPKLVGEFKPTSLKEIQDSAVKQNIVTLNKRVNELAVKEPVIQQQGAERIVVQLPGVQDTARAKDIIGRTATLESRLADPIVSTIAIGETPPPGMDVFRFGENRQGVFKKSVIFSGDRITDASAGFDQNQRPAVNISLDAAGGRVMQEVTRENIGKPMGMILFEKGKGEVLTIATIQSEFGSKFQITGQPTTESANDLALLLRAGSLAAPMEIIEERTIGPSLGAENIEKGFKSLIIGFAAIAIFMIAYYLLFGTFSVVALAVNLLLLISVLSMLQATLTLPGIAAMALALGMAIDSNVLINERIREELRNGAAPQTAIAIGFDKAWATILDSNITTLIAGLALLTFGSGPIKGFAVVHCLGILTSMFSAVFFSRGLVNLWYGRGKKVQKLAIGQVWRPQEK
- the secF gene encoding protein translocase subunit SecF, whose translation is MEFFRIKKDIPFMRHALALNAVSLITFLAAVFFLWHNGLHLSIEFTGGTVMEVTYPQTAPLDSIRSNVEKLGYSDTQIQNFGSSRDVMIRLPLQKDAEGKMISSADQSAAVMQALEPATTGAKLQRVEFVGPQVGRELAIDGLMALLFVVIGIVVYLSFRFEWKFAVAGIIANLHDIVIILGFFAFFQWEFSLSVLAAVLAVLGYSVNESVVIFDRIRENFRKYRKMNTREIIDNAITSTISRTVITHGSTEMMVLAMLIFGGPTLFYFALALTIGILFGIYSSVFVAAALAMWLGVTREDLVKGDKKPDDTARNDNPNFGAQV